The window GCCAAACAAAACTCTGCTTTTTTTGCCCCGGCGCGAAAACCAAACAGTATAGGCAACCGGAATTGAGCAATACAGAAAGCCCGAAACGCCGGCCAGGGATGGAAAAATGATGCCAACCGACATAACTACCACACAAATACACATGCCAATAAAATTGATGCCGGTTACGGTTTCGGTATCAAACAGTTCGCGCTCGCTTAAACCAATTTGCGCGGCATTTTTGGCCGCGTGCCGGTACATCAAATAAAACAACAGGTATATCACCAAAAAACCCGCACCATATATCAGCATGAGTGGTTGTGTTTGCCCATTGCGCATCATCGGATATTCGTGGCCGTTTTTGGCATACATCCCATCCGAAAACGAGAACAATAACATGGAAAGGAATTTTAACGGATAGGTATATATAAGCACTACAAAAAGCAGTACAGCATTTACCAGTATGGT is drawn from Mucilaginibacter ginsenosidivorax and contains these coding sequences:
- a CDS encoding TMEM175 family protein, which produces MRKKAANLHKKANSIEWRSHEPSRIETFSDAVFAFALTLIIVSIEVPKSFDELMETMKGTISFGVCFALLFQIWNNQNIYFRRYALNDFYTILVNAVLLFVVLIYTYPLKFLSMLLFSFSDGMYAKNGHEYPMMRNGQTQPLMLIYGAGFLVIYLLFYLMYRHAAKNAAQIGLSERELFDTETVTGINFIGMCICVVVMSVGIIFPSLAGVSGFLYCSIPVAYTVWFSRRGKKSRVLFGEGVVASTTA